From the genome of Pseudomonas sp. WJP1:
CAACCAGATGCTCTGCGCCGACCCGGTGACCGGGGAGATTCGCCGGTTCATGGTCGGGCCGATTGGTTGTGAGGTGACGGGCATCAGTTTTTCGCCGGACCAGAAGACGTTGTTTGTCGGGATTCAGCATCCGGGGGAGAACGGCGGCTCGACCTTCCCTGAGCACTTGCCGAACGGAAAGCCGCGGTCTTCGGTGATTGCCATTTCGCGTGAAGACGGCGGAATCGTCGGCGCCTGAGAGGGCCTCTTCGCGGGCAAGCCTCGCTCCTACAGGATCAGCGCCATGTTGAAATTGGCGGTGAACCCGTAGGAGCGAGGCTTGCCCGCGAAAGCGTCAGCCCAGACACCACACATCTCAAGCCCAGTCCCTAAAGCAGCCCCGTCTGCGCTACCATGCCTGGCCGGACGCAGCAGCCTGCTGCGCGCAGGAGTCAGCATGGCCCACCCGTTTGAAACGCTCACCCCAGACCTCGTGCTCGATGCCGTCGAAAGCATCGGTTTTCTCAGCGACGCCCGCATCCTGGCGCTCAACAGCTACGAAAACCGTGTCTACCAGGTTGGAATCGAAGACGCCGAGCCGCTGATCGCCAAGTTCTACCGCCCGCAACGCTGGACCAACGAAGCGATTCTGGAAGAACACCAGTTCACTTTCGAACTCGCCGAGGTCGAGGTGCCGGTCGTCGCACCCCTGATCCACAACGGTGAAACCCTGCACGAGCACAACGGTTTCCGTTTCACCCTGTTCCCCCGCCGCGGCGGACGCGCGCCGGAGCCCGGCAATCTCGATCAGCTGTATCGCCTGGGACAGTTGCTCGGCCGCCTGCATGCGGTGGGTTCGACCAAGCCGTTCGAGCACCGTGAAGCGCTGGCAGTGAAAAACTTCGGCCATGATTCGCTGACGACCTTGCTCGAAGGCAATTTCATTCCCCGCAGCCTGCTGCCGGCCTACGAGTCCGTGGCCCGCGATCTGCTCAAGCGCGTGGAAGATGCCTACAGCAATACACCGCACCAGAACATTCGCATGCACGGTGACTGCCACCCCGGCAACATGATGTGCCGTGATGAGATGTTCCACATCGTCGACCTCGACGACTGCCGCATGGGCCCGGCGGTGCAGGATATCTGGATGATGCTGGCCGGCGATCGCCAGGACTGCCTGGGTCAATTGTCCGAATTGATGGACGGCTACAACGAATTCCACGACTTCGATCCCCGGGAACTGGCGCTGATCGAACCCCTTCGCGCGCTGCGCCTGATGCACTACAGCGCCTGGCTCGCCCGCCGCTGGGACGACCCGGCATTCCCGCGCAGCTTTCCGTGGTTTGGTACGGAGCGGTATTGGGGGGATCAGGTGTTGGCGTTGCGTGAGCAACTGGCTGCACTCAATGAAGAACCCCTCAAACTTTTCTGAACGCCACCGCCCCCCTGTAGGAGCGAGCCTGCTCGCGAAAAACCTGAGAACACCGCGGGGCATCAGGTTCCCCGCGTTATCGTTAACGACCATCGCGACGGTGCGACGATTCGACATGCTCGCTCCTACAGGTACCAGCACATCACGCAAAATCTCCTTACAATCCCCTCTTTGTTAGCTGCCTAAGCAAGGATTCTGCATGCAAGCCGCCAACCCGCGTCGCGGGTACATACTGGGA
Proteins encoded in this window:
- a CDS encoding serine/threonine protein kinase; this encodes MAHPFETLTPDLVLDAVESIGFLSDARILALNSYENRVYQVGIEDAEPLIAKFYRPQRWTNEAILEEHQFTFELAEVEVPVVAPLIHNGETLHEHNGFRFTLFPRRGGRAPEPGNLDQLYRLGQLLGRLHAVGSTKPFEHREALAVKNFGHDSLTTLLEGNFIPRSLLPAYESVARDLLKRVEDAYSNTPHQNIRMHGDCHPGNMMCRDEMFHIVDLDDCRMGPAVQDIWMMLAGDRQDCLGQLSELMDGYNEFHDFDPRELALIEPLRALRLMHYSAWLARRWDDPAFPRSFPWFGTERYWGDQVLALREQLAALNEEPLKLF